Proteins encoded by one window of Deltaproteobacteria bacterium:
- a CDS encoding ornithine cyclodeaminase family protein produces the protein MTLILTNEEIESCFTLEECFRVMEPAFIDLGNGAAANLPRQDLLVPGPLEDSYHGLKAAGGSMPRFGVTAARLTSDIVTWPEVDGQRRRVKVPLAMGNKYVGLVLLFSTATGELLAIFPDGLVQAIRVGVTNALSAKYMARPESSVLGIYGSGWQARSGLLAMCAAMPIREVRVYSPTEQHRRAFAREMDGRVEADVRAVDVPEHAAHGADIVLMTTNALVPFFPEDWIHEGMHIATVRSSEMALDALLRCDRLVVSSREAARLVTLPGEEERIPEAGEGDYRREELSGTEADWSRKPELGEVMAGKVAGREGEAEVTCMLNYVGLGLQFAAAGARIYELARERSLGRDLPTEWFSQDLHS, from the coding sequence ATGACGCTGATCCTTACCAACGAGGAGATCGAGAGCTGCTTCACCCTGGAGGAATGCTTCAGGGTGATGGAGCCCGCCTTCATCGACCTGGGCAACGGCGCCGCCGCGAATCTGCCGCGCCAGGACCTGCTGGTGCCCGGTCCCCTGGAGGACAGCTACCACGGCCTCAAGGCCGCCGGCGGCTCCATGCCGCGGTTCGGCGTGACCGCGGCGCGGCTGACCTCCGATATCGTGACCTGGCCGGAAGTGGACGGCCAGCGGCGCCGGGTCAAGGTGCCGCTGGCCATGGGCAACAAGTACGTGGGCCTGGTATTGCTCTTCAGCACAGCCACCGGCGAGCTGCTGGCCATCTTCCCCGACGGCTTGGTCCAGGCCATCCGCGTGGGTGTCACCAACGCCTTGTCGGCCAAGTACATGGCGCGGCCGGAATCGTCGGTGCTGGGGATCTACGGCTCCGGTTGGCAGGCCCGGTCCGGCCTGCTGGCCATGTGCGCGGCCATGCCCATCCGGGAAGTGCGGGTCTACAGCCCCACCGAGCAGCACCGCAGAGCCTTCGCCCGTGAAATGGACGGCCGAGTGGAGGCCGACGTGCGGGCCGTGGACGTTCCCGAGCACGCGGCCCACGGCGCCGACATCGTCCTCATGACCACCAACGCGCTGGTGCCGTTCTTTCCGGAGGACTGGATTCACGAGGGCATGCACATCGCCACCGTCCGCTCAAGCGAGATGGCTCTGGACGCGCTGCTGCGTTGTGACCGGCTGGTGGTTTCGAGCCGGGAAGCGGCCCGGCTGGTGACGCTGCCAGGGGAGGAAGAGCGAATTCCGGAGGCTGGCGAGGGGGACTACCGTCGCGAGGAGCTAAGCGGCACCGAAGCCGACTGGAGCCGCAAGCCGGAGTTGGGAGAGGTCATGGCGGGAAAAGTCGCGGGCAGGGAAGGCGAGGCGGAGGTGACCTGTATGCTCAACTACGTCGGGCTCGGCCTTCAGTTCGCCGCCGCCGGAGCGCGAATCTACGAGTTGGCCAGGGAACGCAGCCTCGGCAGGGACCTGCCCACCGAATGGTTCTCGCAAGACCTTCACTCGTAA